One region of Baekduia soli genomic DNA includes:
- a CDS encoding phytanoyl-CoA dioxygenase family protein — protein sequence MREAWDQDGFVVLAGVVDGDAIAAYDRELQEVRDRLLVRAPGAGHPSLATRTDAPDAGPVDPYALSAAARAVLVPDRVVLALAELLGAAPLLVDAVGSEAGAPDPGPYRDPTYVSVSEPEALAGLVVALGPASVICHAGSHRLPAERFSGRYRHHNAERDGPQALADHRAGLAAALQEAGDAVQRRTVALEPGDVLLWRADLAHEAVEGRALVAHAIPEHAEPGWFAYRPQRAGRVAYGEAWLASQHYDLADAVEPVGPGPDTGAVEAAFAQHEEGRSGSAAARRRGGLVDSVRGLMGRRGR from the coding sequence ATGCGCGAAGCGTGGGACCAGGACGGGTTCGTGGTGCTCGCGGGCGTCGTGGACGGCGACGCGATCGCGGCCTACGACCGCGAGCTGCAGGAGGTGCGCGACCGGCTGCTGGTCCGTGCGCCGGGGGCCGGCCACCCGTCGCTGGCCACCCGCACCGACGCGCCGGACGCGGGGCCCGTGGATCCCTACGCCCTGTCGGCCGCGGCGCGCGCGGTCCTCGTCCCCGATCGCGTCGTCCTCGCGCTGGCCGAGCTGCTGGGAGCGGCGCCGCTGCTCGTCGACGCCGTGGGAAGCGAGGCGGGGGCGCCGGATCCCGGCCCCTACCGCGACCCGACCTACGTGTCGGTCTCCGAGCCCGAGGCGCTCGCCGGGCTGGTGGTCGCCCTCGGGCCGGCCTCCGTGATCTGCCACGCGGGCTCGCACCGGCTGCCGGCCGAGCGCTTCAGCGGCCGCTACCGCCATCACAATGCCGAGCGCGACGGCCCGCAGGCCCTCGCGGACCACCGCGCGGGCCTCGCCGCCGCCCTGCAGGAGGCGGGCGACGCCGTGCAACGCCGGACCGTCGCGCTGGAGCCCGGCGACGTGCTGCTCTGGCGGGCCGACCTGGCGCACGAGGCCGTCGAGGGCCGGGCGCTGGTCGCCCACGCCATTCCCGAGCACGCCGAGCCGGGCTGGTTCGCCTACCGTCCCCAGCGCGCCGGGCGCGTGGCCTACGGCGAGGCCTGGCTGGCCTCCCAGCACTACGACCTCGCCGACGCCGTCGAGCCCGTCGGCCCCGGCCCGGACACCGGCGCCGTCGAGGCCGCGTTCGCCCAGCATGAGGAGGGCCGCAGCGGCTCGGCGGCCGCCCGCCGCCGCGGCGGCCTGGTCGACAGCGTCCGCGGGCTCATGGGCCGCCGCGGGCGCTGA
- a CDS encoding NAD-dependent epimerase/dehydratase family protein, producing MRIFLAGATGAVGARMLPMLIDDGHEVVAMTRTAAKAGALREAGALPVVADGLDRDAVRGAVLGAEPEVVVHHLTALRGAADFRRFDATFAQTNRLRTEGTRHLLDAARDAGARRIIAQSYAGWPFAKVGGPVKDERAALDDAPPRAQRRTLAAIRELERSVAGARGIEGVVLRYGALYGPGTSLEPGADLAALIVRRRMPVVGSGAGVWSFTHVDDAAGAAVRALDHGAPGVYNVVDDDPAPVAVWLPEVARLLGAPEPRRVPRWIGRLAAGEVGVSLMTRVRGASNALARRELEWAPRYPSWREGLSARGGP from the coding sequence ATGCGGATCTTCCTGGCGGGCGCCACCGGAGCCGTCGGCGCGCGGATGCTGCCGATGCTGATCGACGACGGCCACGAGGTGGTGGCGATGACGCGGACGGCGGCGAAGGCCGGCGCGCTGCGCGAGGCCGGCGCGCTGCCGGTGGTGGCCGACGGCCTGGACCGCGACGCGGTGCGCGGCGCCGTGCTGGGCGCCGAGCCCGAGGTCGTCGTCCACCACCTCACGGCGCTGCGCGGCGCGGCGGACTTCCGGCGCTTCGACGCCACGTTCGCGCAGACCAACCGGCTGCGCACGGAGGGCACCCGCCACCTGCTGGACGCCGCGCGCGACGCGGGGGCGCGGCGGATCATCGCCCAGAGCTACGCGGGCTGGCCGTTCGCGAAGGTCGGCGGCCCCGTCAAGGACGAACGCGCCGCGCTCGACGACGCGCCTCCGCGCGCCCAGCGCCGCACGCTGGCGGCGATCCGCGAGCTCGAGCGCTCCGTCGCCGGCGCCCGGGGAATCGAGGGCGTCGTGCTGCGCTACGGCGCGCTCTACGGCCCCGGGACCTCGCTGGAGCCCGGCGCCGACCTCGCCGCGCTCATCGTCCGCCGGCGGATGCCGGTCGTCGGCTCGGGGGCCGGCGTGTGGTCGTTCACCCACGTCGACGACGCGGCGGGCGCCGCCGTGCGCGCGCTGGACCACGGCGCGCCCGGGGTCTACAACGTCGTCGACGACGACCCGGCGCCCGTGGCGGTGTGGCTGCCCGAGGTCGCGCGGCTCCTCGGCGCGCCCGAGCCGCGGAGGGTGCCGCGGTGGATCGGGCGCCTGGCGGCCGGGGAGGTCGGGGTGTCGCTGATGACGCGGGTGCGCGGTGCGTCCAACGCGCTGGCCCGGCGCGAGCTGGAGTGGGCCCCGCGGTACCCGAGCTGGCGGGAGGGGCTCAGCGCCCGCGGCGGCCCATGA
- a CDS encoding RNA polymerase sigma-70 factor codes for MSDPDTVLTELHPQLRPLAFAIAYRMLGSVAEAEDVVQEAMLRLHRELRAGTAIESPKAYVSAITTRLAIDALRSARRRREAYAGPWLPEPVVTDAAGDVAGSAELADSLSMAFLVVLERLSPVQRAVFLLHDVFDYGYDEVAAIVGKSAGNCRQIAVRARRRIADERPRFEPSRAARDDLADRFFAAAGQGDLEGLIALLAADAVFTGDGGGNATAFPRPIDGRDRVARLLVGIFRKGAAIGARLEPAQVNGQPGGLVRDAGGALVNTLVLDIADGLVVGVRSQINPEKLAHLGPVSDLARRRAR; via the coding sequence ATGAGCGACCCCGACACCGTCCTGACCGAGCTGCACCCGCAGCTGCGGCCCCTGGCCTTCGCCATCGCCTACCGGATGCTCGGCAGCGTGGCCGAGGCCGAGGACGTCGTGCAGGAGGCGATGCTGCGGCTGCACCGCGAGCTGCGGGCCGGCACCGCGATCGAGTCCCCGAAGGCCTACGTGTCGGCGATCACCACGCGGCTGGCCATCGACGCACTGCGCTCGGCGCGCCGGCGCCGCGAGGCCTACGCCGGGCCCTGGCTGCCCGAGCCCGTCGTCACCGACGCCGCCGGCGACGTGGCCGGCTCGGCCGAGCTGGCCGACTCGCTGTCCATGGCGTTCCTCGTGGTCCTCGAGCGGCTGAGCCCGGTGCAGCGCGCCGTGTTCCTGCTGCACGACGTCTTCGACTACGGCTACGACGAGGTCGCCGCCATCGTCGGCAAGAGCGCGGGCAACTGCCGCCAGATCGCGGTGCGCGCCCGGCGCCGGATCGCCGACGAGCGCCCGCGCTTCGAGCCCTCGCGCGCGGCGCGCGACGACCTCGCCGACCGCTTCTTCGCCGCCGCCGGGCAGGGCGACCTCGAGGGCCTGATCGCCCTGCTGGCCGCCGACGCGGTGTTCACCGGCGACGGCGGTGGCAACGCCACCGCGTTCCCCCGGCCGATCGACGGCCGCGACCGGGTCGCGCGGCTGCTGGTCGGCATCTTCCGCAAGGGCGCCGCGATCGGCGCGCGACTGGAGCCCGCGCAGGTCAACGGCCAGCCGGGCGGCCTGGTCCGCGACGCCGGCGGCGCGCTGGTCAACACGCTGGTGCTCGACATCGCCGACGGGCTCGTCGTCGGCGTGCGGTCCCAGATCAACCCCGAGAAGCTCGCCCACCTCGGGCCGGTCTCGGACCTCGCGCGGCGCCGGGCGCGCTGA
- a CDS encoding EamA family transporter, translating into MTSTTPAPDAVPAEPAAPARATTAAWLVPTMIYVVALGGLGVTSKLALKHLKWEDLIFWSGVGYSFVVAYFLATGIVRPKPSVATAWAIASAVLAIGGLVALYIALDTGQASKVVPISAAYPAVTLIFSAIFLGERLSLARAFGVALVVGGVVVITTL; encoded by the coding sequence ATGACCTCGACCACACCTGCCCCCGACGCCGTGCCGGCCGAGCCTGCGGCGCCCGCGCGCGCGACCACGGCCGCCTGGCTCGTGCCGACGATGATCTACGTCGTGGCGCTGGGCGGCCTGGGGGTGACGAGCAAGCTCGCCCTCAAGCACCTCAAGTGGGAGGACCTGATCTTCTGGTCCGGCGTGGGCTACTCCTTCGTGGTCGCCTACTTCCTGGCCACCGGCATCGTGCGGCCGAAGCCGAGCGTCGCGACGGCCTGGGCGATCGCCTCGGCGGTGCTGGCCATCGGCGGCCTCGTCGCGCTCTACATCGCGCTGGACACGGGCCAGGCCAGCAAGGTCGTGCCGATCTCGGCCGCCTACCCGGCCGTGACGCTCATCTTCTCGGCGATCTTCCTCGGCGAGCGGCTGTCGCTGGCCAGGGCGTTCGGCGTCGCGCTGGTCGTCGGCGGAGTCGTGGTGATCACGACGCTCTGA
- a CDS encoding EamA family transporter, translating to MTAKWLIPTVIYIFANGGLGITSKYALRDLKWQHLIFWSGLGYVMLVIVMLIIGKTSVQWTDGSGWAALGAAAVIIALFMFFVALSTGEAGKVVPISAAYPAVTLFLAAIFLSEAVTVAKLLGVALVVGGVAVLTTAE from the coding sequence GTGACCGCCAAGTGGCTCATCCCCACCGTGATCTACATCTTCGCCAACGGTGGACTGGGGATCACGAGCAAGTACGCCCTGCGCGACCTGAAGTGGCAGCACCTCATCTTCTGGTCGGGGCTGGGCTACGTGATGCTCGTGATCGTGATGCTCATCATCGGCAAGACGTCGGTGCAGTGGACCGACGGCAGCGGGTGGGCGGCGCTGGGAGCGGCGGCGGTCATCATCGCCCTGTTCATGTTCTTCGTGGCCTTGTCGACCGGCGAGGCCGGCAAGGTCGTCCCGATCTCGGCGGCCTACCCGGCCGTCACCCTGTTCCTGGCCGCGATCTTCCTGTCGGAGGCCGTCACCGTCGCCAAGCTGCTCGGTGTCGCGCTCGTCGTCGGAGGCGTGGCCGTCCTCACCACCGCGGAGTGA
- a CDS encoding PKD domain-containing protein: MRRIAVALLLSCIACVTAGTSIASAAGEVVMAAGDVACNSAGITTPGACSQRYTAGLALTQQRTRLDALLAPGDLQYDSGTLSAFKSWFGTSWGVPALRGVLRPAPGNHEYQTSGAAGYFDYFASIGINVGARGQGWYSFDVGSWHFIALNSSNNCTPVSCAAGSPQETWLRADLAATSKPCIGAFWHHPLSSAPKMKDLWQDLMDASADIVVDGHVHGYKDLAPHDASGHASPAGMREFVAGSGGKSSGVYGLLKLTLGTNGADYRFVGSGASDSGSLTCHGAVQPPSGPTAAFTSSTSGLQATFTDGSTVTAPATYAWTFGDGTSSTQRDPVHLYGADGTYPVTLTVTDPNGTDTVTRSVAVAAGGGTGQTLGVLLADVKANSGSPTKNYGADPTIRVRAGTYQSYLRFSVSGLAGPVTGATLRLKAVTQSTKDGGDVYHIGGTLADGLTPWTESNVTWATMPSFTGAAKLGSVGPVDPSVAGGIVSVTLDPAAFAGGDGTYDLGLKSATTTSAYYASKEAGAGAQLVLTTG; this comes from the coding sequence ATGCGCCGGATCGCCGTTGCCCTGCTGCTCAGCTGCATCGCCTGCGTGACCGCGGGCACCTCGATCGCCTCCGCGGCCGGGGAGGTGGTGATGGCCGCCGGGGACGTCGCCTGCAACAGCGCGGGCATCACCACCCCCGGCGCCTGCAGCCAGCGCTACACCGCCGGGCTGGCCCTCACCCAGCAGCGGACGCGCCTTGACGCGCTCCTGGCCCCGGGCGACCTCCAGTACGACTCGGGCACGCTGTCGGCGTTCAAGAGCTGGTTCGGCACGAGCTGGGGCGTCCCGGCCCTGCGCGGCGTGCTGCGCCCGGCGCCGGGCAACCACGAGTACCAGACCTCCGGCGCCGCGGGCTACTTCGACTACTTCGCCTCGATCGGCATCAACGTCGGCGCGCGAGGCCAGGGCTGGTACAGCTTCGACGTCGGGTCCTGGCACTTCATCGCGCTCAACTCCTCCAACAATTGCACGCCGGTGTCGTGCGCGGCGGGGTCGCCCCAGGAGACCTGGCTGCGCGCCGACCTGGCGGCCACGAGCAAGCCGTGCATCGGGGCGTTCTGGCACCACCCCCTGAGCAGCGCGCCCAAGATGAAGGACCTGTGGCAGGACCTCATGGACGCGAGCGCCGACATCGTGGTCGACGGCCACGTCCACGGCTACAAGGACCTCGCGCCCCACGACGCCAGCGGCCACGCCAGCCCGGCGGGCATGCGCGAGTTCGTCGCCGGCAGCGGCGGCAAGAGCAGCGGCGTCTACGGGCTGCTCAAGCTCACGCTGGGCACCAACGGGGCCGACTACCGCTTCGTCGGCTCGGGCGCGAGCGACTCGGGCTCGCTGACCTGCCACGGCGCCGTCCAGCCGCCCAGCGGCCCGACGGCGGCCTTCACCTCGTCGACCTCCGGGCTGCAGGCGACGTTCACCGACGGCTCGACCGTCACCGCCCCGGCGACCTACGCCTGGACCTTTGGCGACGGGACCTCGAGCACGCAGCGCGACCCCGTCCACCTCTACGGCGCCGACGGCACCTACCCGGTGACGCTCACGGTCACCGATCCCAACGGCACCGACACCGTCACCAGGTCCGTCGCCGTCGCGGCCGGCGGTGGAACCGGCCAGACGCTCGGCGTCCTGCTGGCCGACGTGAAGGCCAACTCGGGCTCGCCGACCAAGAACTACGGCGCCGACCCGACCATCCGGGTGCGCGCGGGCACCTACCAGTCCTACCTGCGCTTCAGCGTGAGCGGGCTGGCCGGACCGGTCACCGGCGCAACGCTCAGGCTCAAGGCCGTCACCCAGTCGACCAAGGACGGCGGCGACGTCTACCACATCGGCGGCACGCTGGCCGACGGGCTCACGCCGTGGACGGAGAGCAACGTGACCTGGGCGACGATGCCCTCGTTCACCGGCGCGGCCAAGCTCGGCTCCGTCGGGCCCGTCGACCCCTCGGTCGCGGGCGGCATCGTGTCGGTGACGCTGGATCCCGCCGCGTTCGCCGGCGGCGACGGCACCTACGACCTGGGCCTGAAGAGCGCGACGACCACGAGCGCCTACTACGCGAGCAAGGAGGCGGGCGCGGGCGCCCAGCTCGTGCTCACCACGGGCTGA
- a CDS encoding cupin domain-containing protein, whose amino-acid sequence MSRHATINLMDVEDSVGARVEGLEGRFARKHLDSTELGVSLFRYAPDLRSPFAHSHREQEEAYVVVAGSGRVLLDGEVQELRQWDVLRVAPEVVRAFEAGPDGLDVIAIGGTKPADGDGVMGEATWPDA is encoded by the coding sequence ATGTCCCGTCACGCCACGATCAACCTGATGGACGTCGAGGACTCGGTCGGCGCGCGCGTCGAGGGTCTCGAGGGCCGCTTCGCCCGCAAGCACCTCGACTCCACCGAGCTCGGCGTCAGCCTCTTCCGCTATGCGCCCGACCTCCGCAGCCCGTTCGCCCACAGCCACCGCGAGCAGGAGGAGGCCTACGTCGTCGTGGCCGGCAGCGGCCGGGTCCTGCTCGACGGCGAGGTGCAGGAGCTGCGCCAGTGGGACGTCCTGCGCGTCGCGCCCGAGGTCGTGCGGGCCTTCGAGGCCGGCCCCGACGGCCTGGACGTCATCGCGATCGGCGGCACGAAGCCCGCCGACGGCGACGGCGTGATGGGCGAGGCGACCTGGCCCGACGCCTGA
- a CDS encoding NAD-dependent epimerase/dehydratase family protein, producing MRILVTGSSGHLGEALVRVLGAEGHDVTGLDVLEGPCTTAVGSITDRDTVARHVAGADAVLHTATLHKPHVGSHARARFVDVNVTGTLNLLEEAVGAGVGAFVFTSTTSAFGRALTPGEGEPAAWITEDVVPVPRNVYGVTKTSAEGLCELVHRDHGLPVVILRTSRFFPEADDRDDVRAAYDDLNLKVNELLYRRVDLEDVVAAHRVALERAGPLDFGRYIISATTPFSPQDVAELREDAPAVVARLFADQEALYRERGWRMFPSIERVYDNARARAELGWRPRHDFRRALDRLAAGGDPRSELALAVGAKGYHAETTGPYTTR from the coding sequence ATGCGGATCCTCGTCACCGGCAGCTCCGGCCACCTCGGCGAGGCGCTCGTGCGCGTCCTGGGCGCCGAGGGCCATGACGTCACCGGCCTCGACGTCCTCGAGGGGCCCTGCACCACGGCCGTCGGCTCGATCACCGACCGCGACACGGTCGCCCGCCACGTCGCCGGCGCCGACGCGGTGCTGCACACCGCGACGCTGCACAAGCCCCACGTCGGCTCCCACGCGCGCGCCCGGTTCGTCGACGTCAACGTCACGGGGACGCTGAACCTCCTCGAGGAGGCGGTCGGCGCGGGGGTCGGGGCCTTCGTGTTCACGTCGACCACGAGCGCGTTCGGGCGGGCGCTGACGCCGGGCGAGGGCGAGCCCGCCGCGTGGATCACCGAGGACGTCGTCCCGGTGCCGCGCAACGTCTACGGGGTGACGAAGACCTCCGCCGAGGGCCTGTGCGAGCTCGTGCACCGCGACCACGGGCTGCCCGTCGTGATCCTGCGCACGTCGCGGTTCTTCCCCGAGGCCGACGACCGCGACGACGTGCGGGCGGCCTACGACGACCTCAACCTCAAGGTCAACGAGCTGCTCTATCGCCGCGTCGACCTCGAGGACGTCGTGGCCGCCCACCGCGTCGCGCTCGAGCGCGCCGGCCCGCTGGACTTCGGCCGCTACATCATCAGCGCCACGACGCCGTTCTCCCCGCAGGACGTGGCCGAGCTGCGTGAGGATGCCCCCGCGGTGGTGGCGCGCCTGTTCGCCGACCAGGAGGCCCTGTACCGCGAGCGGGGCTGGCGGATGTTCCCGTCCATCGAGCGCGTCTACGACAACGCGCGGGCGCGCGCCGAGCTCGGCTGGCGCCCGCGCCACGACTTCCGCCGCGCGCTGGACCGCCTGGCCGCCGGCGGGGATCCCCGCAGCGAGCTGGCCCTGGCGGTGGGCGCCAAGGGCTACCACGCCGAGACGACCGGGCCCTACACCACCCGCTGA
- a CDS encoding alpha/beta hydrolase family esterase codes for MRRLLLAIVGVFVGIASLAVAAGTASSPPLRARATAAAGCTPLPAGSHRLAPIDGRIAVVLHVGRRTRPGAPLVLGLPGSGQTAHDFASYTNYSALADRDGFSVAYPTATGARPSWNISGSLPGKPDDVAYLRKVIAAAVAAACADPARVGVTGVSNGGGMSARLACDASDLIAAAAPVAGGYKSLPDCRPARPVPILEIHGGADHVVPYAGSGPAGAGAVPAFLAQWRRLDGCAGRARSSSPHPGVTELRWAACRAGVVVQHDRIDDADHGWPGENDLDDVRGFASTRRTWEFLSAFRRSGG; via the coding sequence GTGCGCCGACTGCTGCTCGCGATCGTCGGCGTCTTCGTCGGGATCGCCTCCCTGGCCGTGGCCGCAGGCACCGCCTCCTCGCCGCCGCTGCGCGCCCGCGCGACCGCGGCCGCGGGCTGCACGCCCCTGCCCGCCGGCTCGCATCGGCTGGCGCCGATCGACGGGCGCATCGCGGTCGTCCTGCACGTGGGCCGCAGGACGCGCCCGGGCGCGCCGCTGGTCCTCGGGCTGCCCGGCTCGGGCCAGACCGCCCACGACTTCGCGTCGTACACGAACTACTCGGCCCTGGCCGACCGCGACGGCTTCTCCGTGGCCTACCCGACGGCCACGGGCGCGCGGCCGTCGTGGAACATCTCGGGGTCGCTGCCCGGCAAGCCCGACGACGTGGCCTACCTGCGCAAGGTCATCGCCGCGGCGGTGGCCGCGGCCTGCGCCGATCCCGCCCGCGTCGGCGTCACCGGCGTCTCCAACGGCGGCGGGATGAGTGCCCGGCTGGCCTGCGACGCCTCCGACCTCATCGCCGCGGCGGCGCCCGTCGCCGGCGGCTACAAGTCGCTGCCCGACTGCCGCCCCGCGCGGCCCGTGCCGATCCTGGAGATCCACGGGGGCGCCGACCACGTCGTGCCCTACGCCGGGTCGGGCCCCGCGGGCGCCGGCGCGGTGCCCGCGTTCCTCGCCCAGTGGCGGCGCCTGGACGGCTGCGCCGGCCGCGCGCGCAGCTCGTCGCCGCACCCCGGCGTGACCGAGCTGCGCTGGGCCGCCTGCCGCGCCGGGGTCGTCGTCCAGCACGACCGCATCGACGACGCCGACCACGGGTGGCCCGGCGAGAACGACCTCGACGACGTCAGGGGGTTCGCCTCCACGCGGCGCACCTGGGAGTTCCTGTCGGCGTTCCGCCGGTCGGGCGGCTGA
- a CDS encoding potassium transporter Kup, with protein MAEASKAGHLRHPGSAALALGALGVVFGDIGTSPLYALQAVFAADHGAVKATQGDVYGIISLVVWSITLIVSVKFVTFIMRADNDGEGGIMALVALIRRVRLDRPVIKAALVAAGLFGVALFYGDGMITPAISVLSAVEGIKVAAPSLSSVVLPVTLAVLVGLFLLQRYGTETIGRLFGPVMVLWFAALAAAGVAELAVHPQILRAFSPHYAVDFFAAHPGIAFVSLGSVVLTVTGSEALYADMGHFGRKPISRAWFWVVFPALIINYMGQGSLILQDPGAITNPFYLLLPDWARVPMIALATLATLIASQAVISGAFSVTRQAVQLGFLPRLNIRHTSDATIGQVYVPAVNWALFAAVLALVIGFGSSARLATAYGIAVTGTLLIDSILFLVVARLLWGRPRWAIAAGVLAFVTVDVLFLAANVTKILHGGWFPLLVGAAVFTALSTWDRGREAVTAARIAAEGRCWTSSSTCTTGSRRSPACRASRST; from the coding sequence ATGGCCGAAGCGTCCAAGGCGGGGCACCTGCGTCACCCCGGCTCCGCCGCGCTGGCGCTCGGCGCGCTGGGCGTCGTGTTCGGCGACATCGGGACCAGCCCGCTCTACGCGCTGCAGGCGGTCTTCGCGGCCGACCACGGGGCGGTCAAGGCGACCCAGGGCGACGTCTACGGGATCATCTCGCTCGTCGTCTGGTCGATCACGCTGATCGTCTCGGTCAAGTTCGTGACGTTCATCATGCGCGCCGACAACGACGGCGAGGGCGGCATCATGGCGCTCGTCGCGCTCATCCGGCGCGTGCGGCTGGACCGGCCCGTCATCAAGGCCGCGCTCGTCGCCGCCGGCCTGTTCGGGGTCGCGCTGTTCTACGGCGACGGCATGATCACCCCGGCCATCTCGGTGCTCTCGGCCGTCGAGGGCATCAAGGTCGCGGCGCCGAGCCTCTCGTCGGTCGTGCTGCCCGTCACCCTGGCCGTGCTCGTCGGGCTGTTCCTCCTGCAGCGCTACGGCACGGAGACGATCGGACGGCTCTTCGGCCCGGTGATGGTGCTCTGGTTCGCCGCGCTGGCCGCGGCCGGGGTCGCCGAGCTCGCGGTCCACCCCCAGATCCTCCGGGCGTTCTCCCCGCACTACGCCGTGGACTTCTTCGCCGCCCACCCGGGCATCGCGTTCGTCTCGCTCGGCTCCGTCGTGCTGACGGTCACCGGCTCCGAGGCGCTGTACGCCGACATGGGGCACTTCGGCCGCAAGCCGATCAGCCGGGCATGGTTCTGGGTGGTGTTCCCAGCGTTGATCATCAACTACATGGGCCAGGGCTCCCTGATCCTCCAGGACCCGGGCGCGATCACCAACCCGTTCTACCTGCTGCTCCCTGACTGGGCCCGGGTGCCGATGATCGCGCTGGCGACGCTGGCCACCCTCATCGCCTCCCAGGCCGTGATCTCCGGCGCATTCTCGGTGACCCGGCAGGCCGTGCAGCTCGGGTTCCTTCCGCGGCTGAACATCCGCCACACGTCCGACGCGACGATCGGGCAGGTCTACGTGCCCGCGGTCAACTGGGCGCTGTTCGCGGCGGTCCTCGCGCTCGTCATCGGGTTCGGGTCCTCGGCGCGGCTGGCCACGGCCTACGGCATCGCGGTGACGGGCACGCTGCTCATCGACTCGATCCTGTTCCTCGTCGTCGCGCGGCTGCTGTGGGGCCGGCCGCGCTGGGCCATCGCGGCCGGCGTGCTGGCCTTCGTCACCGTCGACGTGCTGTTCCTCGCCGCCAACGTGACGAAGATCCTCCACGGGGGCTGGTTCCCCCTGCTCGTCGGCGCGGCGGTCTTCACCGCGCTGTCGACGTGGGACCGAGGCCGCGAGGCCGTCACCGCCGCCCGCATCGCGGCCGAGGGCCGCTGCTGGACTTCGTCGAGCACATGCACAACCGGTTCCCGCCGATCACCCGCCTGCAGGGCGTCGCGGTCTACCTGA
- a CDS encoding KUP/HAK/KT family potassium transporter — protein MHNRFPPITRLQGVAVYLNPSRDTTPIALRVGVEQIHGIPEKVVILTIETANTPHVPEEERLHTDGLGYDDDGYSHITLRFGYQDRLDVPAELARRRRGGRTREAHFNPYHATYFLSHITIVADRPHGMPRWRKRLFVAMARNAASPADYFNLPPERVVTLGSQIHI, from the coding sequence ATGCACAACCGGTTCCCGCCGATCACCCGCCTGCAGGGCGTCGCGGTCTACCTGAACCCGAGCCGCGACACGACCCCGATCGCGCTGCGCGTCGGGGTCGAGCAGATCCACGGCATCCCCGAGAAGGTCGTCATCCTCACGATCGAGACGGCCAACACGCCGCACGTGCCCGAGGAGGAGCGGCTGCACACCGACGGCCTCGGCTACGACGACGACGGCTACAGCCACATCACCCTGCGCTTCGGCTACCAGGACCGCCTCGACGTCCCGGCCGAGCTGGCCCGCCGGCGCCGGGGCGGGCGGACGCGCGAGGCCCACTTCAACCCGTACCACGCGACGTACTTCCTGTCGCACATCACGATCGTCGCCGACCGCCCGCACGGCATGCCGCGCTGGCGCAAGCGGCTCTTCGTCGCGATGGCGCGCAACGCGGCCAGCCCCGCGGACTACTTCAACCTGCCGCCCGAGCGCGTCGTCACGCTCGGATCCCAGATCCACATCTGA